The Silene latifolia isolate original U9 population chromosome X, ASM4854445v1, whole genome shotgun sequence genome contains the following window.
GTAAACCAAGATACCATCTAAATAAACAACCACAAATTTTCCCAAGAATGGTTGGACTACCTCGTTCATGAGCCGCATGAAAGTACTCGGAGCGTTGGTTAACCCGAATGGCATGACAGTCCATTCGTACAACCCATGTTTGGTCTTGAATGCAGTTTTCCATTCGTCACCTTCCCGCATTCGTATCTAATGATAGCCACTCCTCaggtcgatcttagaaaagatctcGGAGCCATGAAACTCATCAAGCATGTCATCAAGTCTTGGAATCGGGAAACGGTActtgatagttatgttgttcaCGGCTCGACTAtcgatgcacatccgccaactccCATCCTTTTTCGGGACAAGAAGAGTAGGAACGACACTTGGACTCATGCTTTCACGAACATAGCCTCGTACCATTAGCTCCTCGATTTGGCGCTGCAACTCCTTGGTCTCTGTTAGGTTGCATCGATAGGCTGCTTTGTTAGGTAATACAGCTCCAGGAATGAGATTGATTTGATGTTCGATTCCGCGAATAGGCGGCAATCCCGGTGGTAAATCTTCAGGGAAAACGTCCTCGAATTCCTTTAAGAGAGCCGGTAGCTGGGGATCCTTGATCCCAACTTTTGGTGcctctgatgcgtgtcttttatatgatgttttgcacctcatttcacacgcatttcagagctcatttgtgtagtttaatctaccatttcccccatttccgtctactttcgtgtttttgtactttattgcagaaatgtgaagaatccagcggaaatcgagctaaatccgtccccgactatcctgtattgcaattgacgtgaagtattcacttaaggaacgagcttggtgcgcatttcaaagcTCAAAAGACAAAACCatgagattatagaagtcaagtagcagctcaagcagtcgatcgaccactaccaatagtcgatcgaccaacctgcgggttccagaagctactgtgcactgaagagcagtcgatcgaccgccatgcttagtcgatcgaccaagatgctatcccagacgagaattaaaagaccgaggaagcgcaagcccatgatgtttaggttttgataataagtgttacgtatgtttgctatataacgtaacttagaacactagttttagggatccgatttttatctaagttttacacagtaacattcagtttttattagggttcggaatattgttttAGCATTagaatttcgttcttattcttaatcattcctctgcaatctcggtattcttctgccttatttGAATTCACTCTTaattcgttattagtatagaattgctagttaggttcccgaaaccgttttatcgttgcatgttaattatttatcttaccgctttaattatgaattcagtacttttatgccctagttttattgttgttatcaccctcagcatgagtagctaaattaattgtgctaggatgtaggggaattatggcgtaggcgtcGTAGTATTAATTTGATGAAAatcgcgtgtcgatcgatcgaccgccatacccggtcgatcggtgaccacgtgaggttacctttcgttttaattgattttaatgttgtatttaacgaatcgaatgcatgcgaccagttagatgcttaatttatgactgacccattagatcgaaagatagggaaagttgttagatcaccaattaaaatgactaaactgtgctgagatcgaaacataggtaaagtttagattattagttacttttcaggacgagagtcagtattagtgatattagggacttatagcgagatcgaaatatgctatctgttaagagtggaacgagaggacctcttgttttcccgcctcacatgtgttcgatttggacctgtttagtatgctgccgccgaagctataacgaaccgaccatcctagtaccccttccttatctattttaatccatttatttagtttactgtttttattactcctagctatagaccaaatcaattcaaacccCTACCTTATTGTTACCATAGACCGAATTTAAAtagctattaattacattcgcctccttgtggttcgaccctgttaccactagcctaggttagtcttaataggaaattataaatgttatttttggtactcacaacgacgggtatcagcctCGTCGACCACCATAAGATAGACACAACCACCTTACTTTAAGACTTCACCAACTTCTTGCTCACTTGCAAACATGGTCATGCTTGCGGTTTTCATTTGTGGGGTGCCCAAATAACGGACAACACTAGGTGCCATCGGTCTTAGGATAAGCTTCTTACCCTTGTCGACCAATTCATATTCGTTGCTTCGGCCACGGTGTATGACATTGCGATCGAATTGCCACGGAAGCCCCAAGAGTATGTGTCATGCATCCATTGGCACTACGTCACACAAGATATTGTCGTCATAGGAGCCCATTGTTAACGCCACTTTGACTTGTTTGGTGACCTTCACCTTGTTCCCGTCATCAAGCTAATGTAACGCATATGGTTTGGGATGAGGTATGGTATACAATCCCAACTTTTCCACCATCTTTGTAGAAGcaacattggtacaactccctccatcgatGATTAGGCTACACCACTTGTCCTTCACTTGACATTTGGTGTGAAAAATCTGGTTCCTTTGTTCTGCCTCAATTGGTGTGGATTGAGTCTGTAAAGCACGAAGAACTAAAGCACAATCATAGTTAGGAGCATCATAAGTTTCGACATCTCTATCGTTCCCCTCCTCTTCTCTTTCTTCGAAGttgaacacatcacccaatcgttcTTCATCATACAACTCGTCTCGAACGGCAATAGCTTCCCTTAGTGCAATGTTTTTCTTATTTGGGCACGCATTCTGAAAATGCCCAAATCCTTGGCATTTGAAACACCGTACTCTAGATAAACTTGTCTCCTTAGGAACGGGTATCTTGGGAGCGGACTCAGGGGTGGAAATCGTCTTAGGTGTAGTCTCAACCGTACGACTACTCGGACTTCCCCTTGATTGTCCTTCGCTCCTCCAGCTTCGACTACCCTCACCATGAGTTGGGGTGAGCTTGGCCTTCCCTTGAGCTTCGACCTTGAGACATAGATTACACAAGGAATCGAAGTCAGCGTAAGATTGTAATTCAACTGAATTGGCTATGTTACGATTTAGTCCACAAAGGAATCGAGCCATCTTTAAGTCTTCACTTTCCACTAATCCTCCCATCAAAGTAAGATTTTCAAACTCATTTATGTAATCTGAGATACTGCTCCTCTCTTGAGTCAACTCAGCAATCTTGCGATACGTCGTGAGCCTATACGTGGCTGGGACGTATCTCTTGCGTAGCTTCCTTTTGAGAGATTCCCAAGAGGATATCTTTTCCTTTCCTGCCCGAGCACGTTTTACCTTAAAGCCTTCATACCATAGGGAGGCTCCACGACTTAGTCGTAGAATGGCGTACTTGAAACACTTCTCGTCATCCAGGTCCTTGAACTCAAACATCCGTTCAATTTTCCTCCCCCATTCGAGGTAATCCTCGGGATCCGTGCCTCCCACAAACTCGGGTAGTTCACTTACTTTGAATTCTTCTCGACTTTGTTCACCTCGACGTGGTGTTCCACGTGGGCTAAGTTCCGAAAGATTTTGTAGTGCTTCTATAAGACTTTGAAGGAGATTAGGATTATCGGGAtccatatctttttttttttttttttgatgaacaGTACTGGACGTGAAcattaacctttttttttttgtgtgaagAAATCAAGACCTCTGGATCGTCTTGATTAATGGAAATCAAGagccaaagctctgataccacaattgatgtgaatcgcaagcggaagtcttaacttgtactagcaaatagacgaaggatccgaatgcactaggtgcaacccgatcaatccgtatattcgtagcgagatttgaatgaaaaggaagggatatttgtcgtagatagacctatagctacgccaatgggt
Protein-coding sequences here:
- the LOC141617815 gene encoding uncharacterized protein LOC141617815 — its product is MDPDNPNLLQSLIEALQNLSELSPRGTPRRGEQSREEFKVSELPEFVGGTDPEDYLEWGRKIERMFEFKDLDDEKCFKYAILRLSRGASLWYEGFKVKRARAGKEKISSWESLKRKLRKRYVPATYRLTTYRKIAELTQERSSISDYINEFENLTLMGGLVESEDLKMARFLCGLNRNIANSVELQSYADFDSLCNLCLKVEAQGKAKLTPTHGEGSRSWRSEGQSRGSPSSRTVETTPKTISTPESAPKIPVPKETSLSRVRCFKCQGFGHFQNACPNKKNIALREAIAVRDELYDEERLGDVFNFEEREEEGNDRDVETYDAPNYDCALVLRALQTQSTPIEAEQRNQIFHTKCQVKDKWCSLIIDGGSCTNVASTKMVEKLGLHASEAPKVGIKDPQLPALLKEFEDVFPEDLPPGLPPIRGIEHQINLIPGAVLPNKAAYRCNLTETKELQRQIEELMVRGYVRESMSPSVVPTLLVPKKDGSWRMCIDSRAVNNITIKYRFPIPRLDDMLDEFHGSEIFSKIDLRSGYH